One Oscillatoria salina IIICB1 genomic window carries:
- a CDS encoding serine/threonine-protein kinase yields MLKHKFNYQLLGKSLHGRYQIIQVLSGGAFGQIYIAEEINHPERPKCIVKHYRPSSYYPSLLKTSKRIFVNEAENLKKLGSHQQIPRHLACFEGNQEFFLVQEYIEGDSLDICFPLSQHSDRSWNAGQVLEMLEDVLSVLEFIHTQGIIHCDLKPNNIIKRSSDGKYVLIDFGAAQSIREETNEAEIIDKQQLQSMVAVSHLGYIAPEQLVGKPYPNSDIYALGIIAIQALTGLDPAKLELNLETGEISWEHIYQKAGATFQLSEEFAQILTKMVSYDRHQRYQSAQEAIEALATVEVAATSVVGMPELGVVGETKSKARNVVVDAEAIFKPLQEELAQEVKKTAPAKKKPKVAAATPTNLGDLAENTIGLLESSFSNLSKLPPLLTGIGVGIAATNALAIGFGVNSLLNAVAADPGAESLWEAEQAFDRGNIEEAIRLAESISPESSAYEESQTAVKKWQQEWKLAEAQFKATETAFKEQRWLDAIAAGRKIPEIAFWQDRATPLVEQALAQAETEAKNLLQKAFTRAAKKDFTTALAYLKQIPPDTSVGAKVQQKLAEYQQKQEVRANYLLQQAFDRAAKRDFQGAINYLKQIPPDTPAGAIAKGKTLEYTQKQRIKAEVENNSTKPKTQTNASLSRSEINPGNELQEISAAIATR; encoded by the coding sequence TTGTTGAAGCATAAATTCAATTATCAACTTTTAGGAAAGTCCCTGCACGGGCGTTACCAAATCATTCAAGTGCTAAGTGGTGGAGCATTTGGACAGATTTATATTGCGGAAGAAATTAATCATCCCGAGCGACCCAAGTGCATTGTTAAACATTATCGACCTAGTAGTTATTACCCAAGTTTACTAAAAACCAGTAAACGTATATTTGTTAACGAAGCAGAAAACCTGAAAAAACTAGGAAGCCACCAGCAAATTCCTCGACATTTAGCTTGTTTTGAAGGCAATCAAGAGTTTTTCTTGGTACAAGAATATATTGAAGGAGACTCACTCGACATTTGCTTTCCCCTCTCTCAGCACTCCGATCGAAGTTGGAATGCGGGGCAGGTGTTAGAAATGTTAGAGGATGTACTTTCAGTATTAGAATTCATTCACACTCAAGGAATAATTCACTGCGATCTCAAGCCGAATAACATTATTAAACGAAGCTCAGATGGCAAATACGTGTTGATCGATTTTGGTGCAGCACAATCAATTCGCGAGGAAACGAACGAAGCAGAAATCATTGATAAACAACAGTTACAATCAATGGTGGCAGTCAGTCATTTAGGTTACATTGCACCAGAGCAATTAGTAGGTAAACCTTATCCCAATAGCGACATTTATGCTTTAGGAATAATCGCAATACAAGCTTTAACTGGACTAGATCCAGCGAAACTAGAGCTAAATTTGGAGACAGGCGAAATTAGTTGGGAACATATTTATCAAAAAGCTGGGGCAACTTTTCAGCTTAGTGAAGAATTTGCCCAGATTTTAACGAAAATGGTAAGTTACGATCGCCACCAACGCTATCAATCGGCTCAAGAAGCGATCGAAGCTTTAGCCACAGTGGAAGTAGCAGCAACTTCAGTGGTAGGAATGCCAGAATTAGGTGTAGTTGGAGAAACTAAATCGAAAGCGAGAAATGTAGTTGTGGATGCAGAAGCCATCTTTAAGCCTCTGCAAGAAGAATTAGCTCAAGAAGTCAAAAAAACTGCTCCAGCGAAGAAAAAGCCCAAAGTCGCTGCGGCAACTCCAACAAATTTAGGAGACTTAGCCGAAAATACGATCGGACTGTTAGAGTCGAGTTTCTCCAACTTATCCAAATTACCGCCTTTACTCACAGGTATCGGCGTAGGTATTGCCGCGACTAACGCCCTAGCAATAGGTTTCGGAGTTAATTCACTATTGAATGCTGTAGCTGCCGATCCTGGAGCAGAAAGTTTATGGGAAGCAGAACAAGCCTTCGATCGCGGTAATATTGAGGAAGCGATTCGTCTGGCAGAATCCATATCGCCAGAAAGTAGCGCCTACGAAGAATCGCAAACGGCGGTGAAAAAATGGCAACAAGAATGGAAACTCGCCGAGGCTCAATTTAAAGCCACCGAAACAGCCTTTAAAGAGCAACGCTGGCTAGACGCGATCGCCGCAGGCAGAAAAATTCCCGAAATCGCTTTTTGGCAAGATCGAGCCACACCTTTAGTCGAGCAAGCTTTAGCCCAAGCAGAAACAGAAGCAAAAAACTTACTGCAAAAAGCTTTTACTCGCGCTGCGAAAAAAGACTTTACTACAGCTTTAGCTTATCTCAAACAAATTCCGCCAGACACCTCCGTAGGAGCGAAAGTACAGCAAAAACTGGCTGAATATCAACAAAAACAAGAAGTTAGAGCCAACTATCTTCTCCAACAAGCCTTCGATCGCGCCGCCAAAAGAGACTTTCAAGGTGCAATTAACTACCTCAAACAAATTCCCCCAGACACTCCCGCAGGTGCGATCGCTAAAGGCAAAACTCTCGAATACACCCAAAAACAACGCATTAAAGCCGAAGTCGAGAATAACAGCACTAAACCAAAAACCCAAACCAACGCTTCCCTTAGCCGTAGCGAAATTAACCCCGGAAACGAATTACAAGAAATTAGTGCCGCCATCGCTACTCGTTAA
- the bioF gene encoding 8-amino-7-oxononanoate synthase: MKTSRDPYAWIERSLATIHQANWYRSVKSLHGRPGAVVNLAGRSVINFASNDYLGLAGDDRLIQAAINATQKYGTGSTGSRLLSGNRDLHGELEMAIAQLKQTEAALVFSSGYLANLGTITALVGKRDLILSDQYNHSSLKNGARLSQAQVVDYTHNNLVDLTSKLQQHRPQSRRCLIITDSVFSMDGDLCQLPKLLNLAAKYNSMLLIDEAHATGVLGATGAGCVEHFHCTGEQLIQIGTLSKALGSLGGYVTGSTTLINYLKNRAPSWIYTTGLSPADTAAALAAIKIIQQEPERRSRLWRNVNLLKQLLAEVNLLASESPILCIELENIPQALNLANKLINAGIFAPAIRPPTVPTSRIRISLMATHEPEHLEKLAAVINS, encoded by the coding sequence ATGAAAACTTCTCGCGATCCTTATGCTTGGATCGAGCGATCGCTGGCTACTATCCACCAAGCTAACTGGTATCGCTCGGTAAAATCTCTTCACGGTCGTCCTGGTGCTGTGGTAAACTTAGCAGGACGCTCGGTAATTAACTTTGCTAGTAACGATTATCTCGGATTAGCTGGTGACGATCGCCTTATTCAAGCTGCAATTAACGCCACGCAAAAATACGGTACAGGTAGCACTGGTTCGCGTTTACTTAGCGGTAATCGGGATTTACACGGTGAATTAGAAATGGCGATCGCGCAACTCAAACAAACTGAGGCAGCCTTGGTTTTTAGTTCTGGTTATCTCGCAAACCTAGGTACAATCACCGCTTTAGTCGGCAAACGCGATTTAATCCTCTCCGACCAATACAACCACTCTAGCCTGAAAAACGGCGCTCGCCTCTCCCAAGCCCAAGTAGTCGATTATACCCACAACAACTTAGTAGATTTAACCAGCAAACTCCAACAACATCGCCCCCAATCTCGTCGCTGCCTCATTATCACCGATAGCGTCTTTAGCATGGATGGTGATTTATGTCAACTACCTAAATTATTAAATTTAGCAGCAAAATATAATTCAATGCTCTTAATTGACGAAGCCCACGCCACCGGAGTCTTAGGAGCAACAGGAGCAGGTTGCGTCGAACATTTTCATTGTACCGGAGAGCAACTAATTCAAATCGGAACCTTAAGCAAAGCATTAGGTAGTTTAGGCGGTTACGTCACCGGGTCTACAACCTTAATTAATTATCTCAAAAATCGCGCCCCCAGTTGGATTTATACCACCGGACTTTCCCCGGCTGATACCGCAGCCGCATTAGCCGCAATTAAGATTATCCAACAAGAACCAGAACGAAGATCGCGGCTGTGGAGAAACGTTAATCTTCTCAAACAATTGTTAGCAGAAGTTAACTTATTAGCTTCCGAATCGCCAATTTTGTGCATTGAGTTAGAAAATATCCCACAAGCTTTAAATTTAGCCAACAAACTCATCAATGCCGGGATTTTCGCCCCCGCAATTCGTCCACCCACAGTTCCCACCAGTCGCATTCGCATCTCACTCATGGCGACTCACGAACCAGAACACCTAGAAAAATTAGCAGCAGTAATTAATTCCTAA
- a CDS encoding DUF1823 family protein, translating into MSHLPTLNTDTIWAILNEEIDDKIVNQLVWHYLGYRYNESKQIWDTSAVAEEWREKYPEPPDFIANRPPTVQLTRSIPKENKQLLKEYLGFKGYKIGEFGPRQTRRATMANWLLSYLKEKQMLA; encoded by the coding sequence ATGTCTCATCTACCAACACTCAATACCGATACTATTTGGGCGATTCTCAACGAAGAAATTGACGACAAAATAGTTAATCAATTAGTTTGGCATTATCTCGGTTATCGCTATAACGAATCTAAGCAAATCTGGGATACGAGCGCTGTTGCTGAAGAATGGCGCGAAAAATATCCCGAACCACCTGATTTTATCGCCAATCGACCGCCCACAGTACAACTAACTCGTTCGATTCCCAAGGAAAATAAGCAATTATTGAAAGAATATTTAGGTTTTAAAGGTTATAAAATTGGCGAATTTGGTCCGCGACAAACTCGACGGGCGACAATGGCAAATTGGCTGTTAAGTTATTTAAAAGAAAAGCAAATGTTGGCGTAA
- a CDS encoding N-acetylmuramoyl-L-alanine amidase, with product MKINWLVPTIGIGSLVLCSSAAEAGNLVSWRFDANQNRLIFTTDGGVQPTAKLIADPTRLVIDLPGTSLGRPTVYQDLGGAVASLRVGQFQANVTRLVVELAPGYIIDPQKVAVRGTNPISWAVDLPTPQKVAIAPIIDPKPDVILPPEDSASGTKALDFEVTQNGLFVRLEGEKPDKIEVRRSGDRRTIDIDLEGVTLPNSLAARSLSVNRYGVSQIQFNQRSSSPAVARVTLNVSKDSPNWRASFSRYGGLALVPEGGITAVETDNDSTPSEPIATTSPATIEAVDVTLNGSQLLVRSDRQVGATGNWNRRTGLYELRIDNARLSNRFVSPRTDTTSLLEGVQVIQADRNTVLIRVKPAPGVQIGELNQPSEQLISLRLQRSTAALPRETSIPVPPPENPLPATPTPTPNTSLPRIPNGRISVVIDPGHGGKDPGAIGIGGLRETDINLPVSRRVEQILEQQGVRVIMTRSDDRFISLQGRTSMANRAGADLFVSIHSNAIGGRPDVSGLETYYYSSGRQLAQTIHKNILQRLNVRDRGVRTARFYVLRNSSMPAVLVETGFVTGREDAARLATSAYRDRMAEAIAAGILEYIQRNML from the coding sequence ATGAAAATTAACTGGCTAGTACCGACAATAGGTATAGGAAGTTTGGTTCTGTGTTCATCTGCTGCGGAAGCAGGAAATTTGGTTTCGTGGAGGTTCGACGCAAACCAGAACCGATTAATATTTACTACAGATGGGGGAGTTCAACCGACAGCGAAATTAATTGCCGATCCGACTCGCTTGGTGATTGATTTACCGGGGACAAGTTTAGGAAGACCAACGGTATATCAAGATTTAGGGGGTGCGGTTGCGTCGCTGCGGGTGGGACAGTTTCAAGCGAATGTGACTCGTTTGGTGGTAGAGTTAGCCCCAGGATACATTATCGATCCGCAGAAAGTAGCCGTTCGGGGGACAAATCCGATTTCTTGGGCTGTAGATTTACCGACTCCGCAAAAGGTGGCTATAGCGCCAATTATCGATCCGAAACCAGATGTAATTTTGCCTCCAGAGGATTCTGCTAGCGGGACGAAGGCTTTAGATTTTGAGGTGACGCAAAATGGGTTGTTCGTGCGTTTGGAGGGTGAAAAACCAGATAAAATCGAAGTGAGGCGGAGTGGCGATCGCCGGACGATCGATATCGACTTGGAAGGTGTGACTTTACCTAATTCCCTCGCAGCGAGAAGTTTATCTGTCAATCGCTACGGTGTCAGCCAAATTCAGTTTAATCAACGCTCATCTTCTCCCGCCGTCGCCCGCGTTACCTTAAATGTTAGTAAAGATAGCCCCAACTGGCGAGCATCTTTTAGTCGTTATGGTGGTTTAGCCCTTGTCCCGGAAGGCGGAATTACGGCGGTGGAAACAGACAATGACTCTACACCCAGTGAACCGATCGCGACTACTTCCCCAGCGACAATTGAAGCAGTAGACGTAACTTTAAATGGTAGCCAACTATTAGTTCGTAGCGATCGCCAAGTGGGTGCAACGGGAAACTGGAATCGGAGAACGGGTTTATACGAGTTGAGAATAGATAATGCTCGACTTTCTAACCGTTTTGTTTCGCCGAGAACCGATACTACCAGTCTCCTCGAAGGTGTGCAAGTAATTCAAGCGGATCGCAATACGGTTTTAATTCGCGTAAAACCTGCCCCTGGGGTCCAAATTGGCGAACTCAATCAACCTAGCGAACAACTAATTTCCTTGCGGTTACAACGCTCTACGGCGGCGTTACCCAGAGAAACTTCAATTCCCGTACCGCCACCAGAAAATCCGCTTCCCGCGACTCCTACACCCACACCGAATACCTCATTACCCAGGATACCTAACGGACGCATTTCTGTTGTCATCGATCCGGGACATGGGGGAAAAGATCCTGGGGCGATCGGAATTGGGGGACTGAGGGAAACTGATATTAATTTACCAGTTTCTCGTCGAGTAGAGCAAATTCTCGAACAACAAGGTGTACGGGTAATTATGACGCGATCGGACGATCGCTTTATCAGCTTACAAGGACGTACTAGTATGGCTAACCGTGCGGGGGCTGATTTATTCGTCAGTATTCACTCGAATGCGATCGGCGGTCGTCCTGATGTGAGCGGTTTGGAAACCTATTATTACAGTAGCGGTAGACAATTAGCCCAAACGATCCATAAAAATATTTTACAGCGACTTAACGTGCGCGATCGCGGTGTGAGAACGGCTCGATTTTACGTCTTGAGAAATTCTTCCATGCCTGCGGTTTTAGTGGAAACTGGTTTTGTGACTGGACGCGAAGACGCAGCCAGATTAGCAACTTCTGCTTATCGCGATCGCATGGCAGAAGCGATCGCTGCGGGCATTTTGGAGTATATTCAACGCAATATGCTGTAA
- a CDS encoding pentapeptide repeat-containing protein has protein sequence MNSHELLSRYGSRESDFTGVSLHEAGLGGVNLSRINLSRADLSGADLSKADLSGACLSGANLTDADLSNANLVGANLVDVNLIGADLIGAQLGSADLSQGDLRCANLHNADLTGANLASANLSGADLSGANLTNSKLDGADLSGVDLVGAKLTGTNLSEKDFDSERNSSGLSHKWRSWAGKR, from the coding sequence ATGAATAGCCACGAATTATTATCGAGATATGGATCTCGCGAGTCAGATTTTACCGGAGTAAGTTTGCATGAAGCGGGATTAGGTGGCGTAAATTTGAGTAGAATTAATTTGAGTCGAGCTGACTTAAGCGGTGCCGATCTAAGTAAAGCGGATTTGAGTGGGGCTTGTTTGAGTGGCGCTAATTTAACCGATGCGGATTTAAGTAATGCTAATTTGGTTGGGGCTAACTTAGTTGATGTTAATCTGATTGGTGCAGATTTGATTGGGGCGCAACTGGGCAGCGCGGATCTCAGTCAAGGTGACTTACGTTGTGCTAATCTGCATAATGCTGACCTTACTGGTGCTAACTTAGCTTCAGCTAATTTGAGTGGTGCTGACTTAAGTGGTGCGAACCTGACGAATAGTAAACTAGATGGGGCGGATTTGAGCGGAGTCGATTTGGTTGGTGCGAAGTTGACTGGGACTAACCTGAGTGAAAAGGATTTCGATTCGGAGCGTAATTCAAGCGGATTGTCCCATAAGTGGAGAAGTTGGGCAGGTAAACGCTAA
- the ggt gene encoding gamma-glutamyltransferase codes for MKLTSIFGKIIFPKNNIYLLKILTIKIKSFWTIILALQLLSPINLAAEKPIYNTQDVFHPVIAKNGIVATQEALATQAGLSVLKAGGNAIDAAVTIGFTLAVTLPRAGNIGGGGFMLIHLADTQETVAIDYREKAPLAATRNMFLDENGKADPQKSRFSHLAVGVPGTVAGLAFVLEKYGTISLAEALQPAIELAEKGITVTEDLRSSLIFAQPYLATNEASQEIFFPAEGKVYQVGDLLIQADLAKSLKLIASEGVEAFYQGEIADKIVAEMSANGGIITKADLASYQPVIRQPVRGNYRGYDIYSMPPPSSGGVHLIQMLNILEGFPIKLFGHNQAKTIHIMTETMKLAYADRFQYLGDPDFVDVPVRELISKSYADRLRSRINLQQATPSSKILPAAINEKIESIDTTHFSVIDRYGNAVANTYTLNFSYGSGITVPGTGILLNNEMDDFTAKPGVQNAYGLVGGELNAIEPEKRMLSSMTPTIVIENGQPFLVTGSPGGSQIITATLQLIMNVIDHEMNIAAATNSFRFHHQWLPDVLQVEKGLNGDTIALLQEFGHTVEVTNAMGSTQSVMYREKRLFGASDPRRPNALTLGY; via the coding sequence ATGAAATTAACTTCTATTTTTGGGAAAATAATTTTTCCTAAAAACAACATTTATTTGCTAAAAATTTTGACAATAAAAATTAAATCATTTTGGACAATTATCCTCGCATTACAACTCCTCAGCCCGATAAATTTAGCCGCCGAAAAACCAATCTATAACACTCAAGATGTTTTTCATCCCGTCATTGCTAAAAATGGCATCGTCGCTACACAAGAAGCCTTAGCAACCCAAGCAGGTTTATCAGTTTTAAAAGCAGGAGGAAATGCAATTGATGCCGCCGTTACGATTGGCTTTACTTTAGCAGTTACTTTACCACGGGCAGGTAATATTGGCGGCGGTGGCTTTATGTTAATTCACTTAGCTGATACTCAAGAAACAGTGGCTATTGATTATCGAGAAAAAGCCCCTTTAGCCGCGACAAGAAATATGTTTTTAGACGAAAATGGCAAAGCAGATCCGCAAAAATCAAGGTTTAGTCATTTAGCTGTGGGCGTTCCCGGTACGGTGGCTGGGTTAGCATTTGTTTTGGAAAAATATGGGACAATTTCTTTAGCAGAAGCTTTACAACCAGCGATTGAATTGGCAGAAAAGGGAATAACTGTAACTGAAGATTTACGCAGTTCGCTGATTTTTGCCCAACCTTATTTAGCAACTAATGAAGCCAGTCAAGAGATATTTTTTCCGGCAGAAGGAAAGGTTTATCAGGTGGGAGATCTTCTCATTCAAGCGGATTTAGCGAAGAGTTTAAAATTGATTGCATCTGAAGGAGTAGAGGCGTTTTATCAGGGCGAAATTGCCGATAAAATTGTGGCTGAGATGTCAGCGAATGGAGGGATAATTACGAAAGCAGATTTAGCTAGTTATCAGCCTGTAATTCGTCAGCCAGTTCGAGGTAATTATCGAGGATATGATATTTATTCTATGCCACCGCCGAGTTCCGGTGGAGTTCATTTAATTCAAATGTTAAATATCCTCGAAGGGTTTCCGATTAAGTTGTTCGGACATAATCAAGCTAAGACTATTCATATTATGACAGAAACAATGAAGTTAGCTTATGCCGATCGCTTCCAATATTTAGGAGATCCAGATTTTGTGGACGTACCCGTCAGGGAGTTAATCTCGAAAAGTTATGCCGATCGTTTGCGATCGCGGATTAATTTACAACAAGCAACCCCCAGTAGTAAGATTTTACCAGCCGCAATTAATGAGAAAATTGAAAGTATCGATACTACTCACTTTTCCGTAATCGATCGCTATGGAAATGCGGTAGCAAATACCTATACCTTAAACTTTTCTTACGGTAGTGGTATTACTGTTCCGGGGACGGGCATTCTTTTAAATAACGAAATGGATGATTTTACGGCAAAACCAGGTGTACAAAATGCTTATGGTTTAGTTGGTGGTGAGTTGAATGCCATTGAACCTGAAAAACGAATGTTGAGTTCGATGACTCCGACAATTGTTATCGAAAATGGGCAACCTTTTTTAGTTACAGGTAGTCCTGGGGGAAGTCAGATTATTACGGCGACATTACAACTAATTATGAATGTAATTGACCACGAAATGAATATCGCGGCGGCAACGAATAGTTTTCGCTTTCATCATCAATGGTTGCCGGATGTATTACAAGTAGAAAAAGGTTTGAATGGAGATACGATTGCTTTGTTGCAGGAATTCGGACATACCGTAGAAGTAACTAATGCGATGGGAAGTACCCAAAGTGTAATGTATCGTGAAAAAAGATTGTTTGGTGCCTCCGATCCCCGCCGCCCTAATGCTTTAACGTTAGGCTATTAA
- the mnmH gene encoding tRNA 2-selenouridine(34) synthase MnmH — translation MREPTYTSTPWRETYSEIIDVRSPAEYAEDRIPGAINLPVLDNQERAKIGTIYKQVSPFEARKLGASLVAANISHYLQTHFLSKNKDYSPLVYCWRGGNRSHSLALILSQIGWYVTVVTGGYKTYRNYVREQLNQLPLKFTYKILSGLTGTGKTEILRRLAKRDIQVLDLEALANHRGSLLGQEWEVKPEPQPSQKDFESRLLQRLQKFDANQPVWVESESNKIGQIYLPSALWEMMKKASCLEIKVPLAARIDWLLQEYPHLVENADFLKNKLDKLNSRYGCHKVKQWKKLIDQNEWHSLIGDLLVTHYDPAYRRSLSRAYYPRLAKTVQVVDLSAKSLDLALLKFLAEV, via the coding sequence ATGCGAGAACCGACTTACACATCCACCCCTTGGCGGGAAACTTATAGTGAAATTATTGACGTGCGATCGCCAGCCGAATATGCTGAGGATCGCATTCCTGGTGCGATTAATCTACCCGTACTGGATAATCAAGAACGTGCTAAAATTGGCACAATTTATAAGCAAGTTTCTCCTTTTGAAGCAAGGAAACTTGGCGCATCTTTAGTCGCGGCGAATATTTCTCACTATTTACAAACTCATTTTCTCTCTAAAAATAAAGATTATTCTCCACTCGTTTACTGCTGGCGTGGCGGTAACAGATCTCATAGTTTGGCGTTAATATTAAGTCAAATTGGTTGGTATGTGACTGTTGTTACTGGAGGATATAAAACTTATCGTAATTATGTCCGCGAACAACTGAATCAATTACCTTTAAAATTCACTTATAAAATTTTGTCTGGCTTGACTGGTACAGGTAAAACAGAAATTTTGCGGCGACTCGCGAAACGAGATATCCAAGTATTAGATTTAGAAGCTTTGGCAAATCATCGTGGTTCTTTGTTAGGACAAGAATGGGAAGTCAAACCTGAACCACAACCGTCACAAAAAGATTTTGAATCGAGATTATTACAAAGGTTGCAAAAGTTCGACGCTAATCAACCTGTTTGGGTGGAGTCGGAAAGTAATAAAATTGGACAAATTTATTTACCTTCTGCCCTTTGGGAGATGATGAAAAAAGCGAGTTGTCTGGAAATAAAAGTACCGCTAGCAGCTAGAATTGATTGGTTGTTGCAGGAATATCCACATTTGGTCGAGAATGCTGATTTCCTGAAAAATAAGTTGGATAAACTAAACTCTCGTTATGGTTGTCACAAAGTTAAACAATGGAAAAAGTTAATTGACCAAAATGAGTGGCATAGTTTGATCGGAGATTTGTTAGTTACTCATTACGATCCGGCTTATCGTCGTTCCTTGAGTCGAGCTTATTATCCGCGATTGGCAAAAACTGTGCAAGTTGTCGATCTATCCGCAAAAAGTTTAGATCTAGCTTTATTGAAGTTTTTAGCGGAAGTTTGA
- a CDS encoding thioredoxin family protein — translation MVKTASTMLPLGTKAPDFALLDTVSGETITLEQFQDKQALLVMFICQHCPFVRRVKAELARLGKDYADKNVGIVAISANDVENYPDDSPEKLQEMAQELDFNFPFCYDESQEVAKAYTAACTPDFFVFDRSLQLVYRGQLDDSILDESQPVDGKYIRAALDALLAGEVVDTDQKPSVGCNIKWKSGNEPAYF, via the coding sequence ATGGTAAAAACCGCATCGACGATGTTACCTTTGGGAACGAAAGCACCGGATTTTGCGTTACTAGATACGGTATCTGGGGAAACTATTACTCTTGAGCAGTTTCAAGATAAGCAAGCTTTGCTGGTAATGTTTATTTGTCAGCATTGTCCTTTTGTCCGTCGGGTGAAAGCAGAGTTAGCGCGTTTGGGGAAAGATTACGCTGACAAAAATGTGGGGATTGTTGCTATTAGCGCTAATGATGTGGAAAATTATCCTGATGATTCTCCGGAAAAATTGCAGGAGATGGCGCAAGAGTTGGATTTCAATTTTCCTTTCTGTTACGATGAATCTCAGGAGGTGGCTAAGGCTTATACTGCTGCTTGTACGCCGGATTTTTTTGTTTTCGATCGCTCTTTGCAGTTGGTTTATCGCGGTCAGTTGGATGATAGTATTTTAGATGAGTCGCAACCTGTTGATGGTAAGTATATTCGTGCTGCTTTAGATGCTTTGTTGGCTGGTGAAGTGGTGGATACTGACCAAAAGCCGAGTGTGGGTTGTAATATTAAGTGGAAATCTGGTAATGAACCAGCTTATTTCTAA
- a CDS encoding molybdopterin-dependent oxidoreductase: MKNNLGVFAVLALLTSCSSGYSEAELTQLHEEAIAANAILMKNLNQNQQFELWQLLVQGEINYQKTVSLSLAQLKDLETISVVTSDPHNSLNANSSYEFRGVKVATLLDRYGVDADVTEVTFVAYDGYRATVSWADLQKYPIIVAFERDRRPIARSDGGPLYLVFPYTDYPQLQQKYGDRYWVFYLTHAIAGTPDLGLQVGDRKFNARSLAKFPQVTIEEAVGYSGWSPGKVQLHGVRLRDVFQAAKVESEETVIIQGKSIVHRNPYKPIEIPVAAVQGCDVLLITAWGKKRQPIPSRMGGPLTLAFSPDCQEFFPQNPPWLTFVEQILVE; encoded by the coding sequence ATGAAGAACAATCTTGGTGTTTTTGCGGTTTTAGCTTTGTTAACCAGTTGTAGTTCTGGTTATAGCGAGGCTGAATTAACGCAATTACACGAAGAGGCGATCGCGGCTAACGCTATCTTGATGAAAAATCTTAACCAAAATCAGCAGTTTGAGTTATGGCAGTTACTTGTTCAAGGCGAAATTAACTACCAGAAAACAGTTTCTTTGAGTCTTGCTCAACTTAAGGATTTGGAAACGATCTCGGTGGTTACTAGCGATCCTCATAATAGTCTCAATGCTAACTCTAGCTATGAGTTTCGAGGTGTTAAGGTTGCTACTCTCCTCGATCGCTATGGCGTGGATGCGGATGTAACTGAGGTGACTTTTGTTGCTTATGATGGCTACCGTGCTACGGTGAGTTGGGCGGATTTACAAAAATATCCGATTATTGTCGCTTTTGAACGAGATCGGCGACCAATTGCTCGTTCTGATGGCGGTCCTCTTTATTTGGTTTTTCCTTACACCGATTACCCCCAGTTACAACAAAAGTATGGCGATCGCTATTGGGTGTTTTATCTGACTCACGCGATCGCTGGAACTCCGGATCTTGGTCTGCAAGTTGGCGATCGAAAATTTAATGCTCGCTCTTTGGCAAAGTTCCCCCAGGTCACAATTGAAGAGGCTGTTGGTTATAGCGGTTGGTCTCCAGGTAAGGTTCAACTCCACGGCGTGCGCCTTCGTGATGTTTTTCAAGCGGCTAAGGTTGAGTCTGAGGAAACGGTCATTATTCAAGGTAAGTCAATTGTTCACCGCAATCCTTATAAGCCGATTGAAATCCCTGTGGCTGCCGTTCAAGGTTGTGATGTGCTGTTGATTACTGCTTGGGGAAAGAAACGTCAGCCGATTCCCTCGCGTATGGGCGGTCCGCTTACTCTCGCTTTCTCTCCTGATTGTCAGGAGTTTTTCCCCCAAAATCCACCTTGGCTCACTTTTGTCGAACAAATTCTCGTTGAATAG